A part of Crassostrea angulata isolate pt1a10 chromosome 5, ASM2561291v2, whole genome shotgun sequence genomic DNA contains:
- the LOC128185852 gene encoding single-minded homolog 1-A-like: MYATKRRRRTVKTQKTPVKDPPKSNPSKRHRERLNSELDHLASLLPFEQSVISKLDKLSILRLAVSYLRTKSYFAAVLPDRYNLDSHHIIGRSHLFHEPGFSEGDSILQALYGFMVVITCDGEVFYASRTVEQYLGFHQSDIIHQSVMELIHSEDREEFKRQLSWNSTLPQDKSTMSLHELMMPENARYLHRSFTVRFRCLLDNTSGFITLEISGWIRVLHGQNVRTEEPQLALFATCCPFGPLSLMDIPSRELTFKSKHKMDFSPMSMDNRGKAMFGFADRELATKSGYDLIHPDDLNYFSSAHQELIKTGSSGLIAYRWCTKDFRWLWLQSSCKVIYKNSKPDFVICTHRQLTDDEGADLFHKRGNEFKLPYPLLDLDICSGFDFPNDEIVSKMKNVKNKKQKTCVRENYVQSPGRKRKCSREPVLNGYAGYPQYNGYDVADFKPDLLYPYPSAIEPDIYRGYASFHGSVYPGTESYRLADSEKHAYTNGYYLDPHRQYQHTLAYPGNGYSDLMAQPAKFGYDVTKYGFNSYDLDIAKKAHYGEDVGRYDNDYRKYAYEYGNDRLPTRLNGSIEPVDLRSSAMYNGVDGIVGHNPCLPPTSSLFKETKVICSPSDIGANQGMSSTMPLHHSSVIKNAASPRSMQSSRNSDHMGGGSPVNIYNNNNNNNNSARVNVINNTASWHCTKPSQNIHPSPISTPRSDPGESPKLNCVNKNESSLLSTSSPVTGATPASVIHSAISNRTPSRIYDKQPMTGGIPVPVVKTSPWYQYPSSHAAYGDPKDWSIQDDMYSCHQKRGLISDNLSHLSKVTIT; this comes from the exons CAGTCCTCCCAGATCGGTATAACCTGGACAGCCACCACATCATTGGACGATCTCATCTCTTCCATGAACCCGGGTTTTCAGAAGGAGACAGTATATTGCAG GCTTTGTACGGTTTTATGGTAGTCATAACCTGTGATGGGGAAGTATTCTACGCCTCTAGAACAGTGGAACAGTATCTCGGATTTCATCAG TCTGATATCATCCATCAAAGTGTTATGGAGCTAATCCATTCAGAAGACAGAGAAGAATTCAAACGCCAGCTTTCTTGGAACTCCACCTTACCTCAAGATAAATCCACCATGTCTCTCCACGAACTAATGATGCCAG aAAACGCCCGGTATTTACACAGGTCTTTTACAGTCAGATTTCGATGTTTACTGGACAACACCTCAGGATTTATT ACGTTAGAAATCAGTGGATGGATACGAGTTTTGCACGGCCAAAACGTGCGGACGGAGGAACCACAGCTAGCTTTGTTTGCCACATGTTGCCCATTCGGTCCACTCTCGCTAATGGACATTCCATCACGAGAATTGACCTTCAAATCAAAACACAAAATGGATTTTTCTCCGATGTCAATGGACAATAG GGGAAAAGCGATGTTTGGATTTGCAGACAGGGAACTGGCGACCAAATCGGGATATGATCTAATTCATCCCGATGATTTGAACTACTTTTCATCAGCTCATCAAGAAT tgATTAAAACCGGAAGTTCCGGTCTGATTGCCTATCGCTGGTGCACGAAGGACTTCCGGTGGCTGTGGCTGCAGTCGAGCTGTAAAGTCATATACAAAAACAGCAAGCCTGATTTTGTGATATGCACCCACAGGCAACTGAC gGACGATGAAGGTGCTGATTTGTTCCATAAAAGAGGAAATGAGTTTAAGCTACCTTATCCattgcttgaccttgacatTTGTTCAGGATTCGATTTTCCAAACGATGAAATCGTGTCCAAAATGAAGAATGtgaaaaacaagaaacaaaaaacCTGTGTTCGAGAAAACTATGTTCAAAGCCCGGGTCGAAAGCGAAAATGTTCCCGGGAACCTGTGCTAAATGGTTATGCGGGATATCCACAATATAATGGATACGATGTTGCGGATTTCAAACCCGACCTTTTATACCCGTATCCCTCTGCAATCGAGCCCGACATTTATCGAGGTTATGCCAGTTTCCATGGATCGGTGTACCCTGGGACGGAGAGTTATCGTCTGGCGGACAGTGAAAAGCACGCCTACACTAATGGATACTATTTAGACCCTCACAGACAATACCAACATACGCTGGCGTATCCCGGCAATGGCTATTCAGACTTGATGGCTCAGCCAGCCAAGTTCGGTTACGATGTGACAAAATACGGATTCAATTCCTACGACTTAGACATAGCCAAGAAAGCCCATTACGGAGAAGACGTCGGGCGATACGACAACGATTATAGAAAATATGCATACGAGTATGGCAACGATAGACTTCCTACGAGACTTAACGGGTCTATAGAACCGGTAGATTTGAGGTCGTCCGCCATGTATAATGGAGTGGACGGGATTGTGGGACATAATCCCTGCCTGCCGCCAACGTCTAGTTTATTCAAGGAAACCAAAGTGATATGTTCTCCGTCTGATATTGGGGCGAATCAGGGAATGTCTTCAACGATGCCACTCCATCACAGTTCAGTGATCAAAAACGCTGCTAGTCCAAGGTCAATGCAATCTTCCAGGAACTCGGACCATATGGGGGGAGGTTCCCCTGTGAATATatataacaacaacaacaataacaacaatTCAGCGCGGGTGAACGTGATAAACAATACGGCGTCATGGCATTGCACGAAGCCGAGTCAGAACATCCATCCCAGCCCCATCTCTACACCGAGGTCTGACCCCGGGGAGAGTCCGAAACTCAACTGTGTCAACAAGAATGAAAGCTCTCTGCTTTCTACAAGTAGCCCAGTTACAGGCGCCACGCCCGCTTCAGTCATTCATTCTGCAATTTCCAATCGAACACCTTCTAG AATATACGACAAACAACCCATGACCGGCGGAATACCAGTCCCCGTTGTTAAGACATCACCTTGGTATCAATACCCATCATCCCATGCTGCATATGGCGACCCAAAAGACTGGTCTATTCAGGACGACATGTATTCATGTCACCAAAAGCGCGGACTAATATCTGACAATTTGTCTCACCTCTCTAAAGTCACAATAACATGA